The following coding sequences lie in one Arachis hypogaea cultivar Tifrunner chromosome 9, arahy.Tifrunner.gnm2.J5K5, whole genome shotgun sequence genomic window:
- the LOC112713029 gene encoding high affinity sulfate transporter 2: MRKYKGKSKTRKFCLCLQSILPILDWGRYYTIRNLRGDFIVGLTTASLCIPQDIAYAKLANLDPHHALYASFMTPLVYAAMGSSRDIAIGPAAVVSLLLGAMLSHDIRDHKSHEYLRLAFTATFFAGVTQLALGILMYYLL; the protein is encoded by the exons ATGAGGAAATATAAGGGGAaaagcaaaacaagaaaattttgtCTATGCCTCCAATCAATCTTGCCTATCTTAGATTGGGGAAGATATTACACTATCCGAAACTTGAGAGGTGATTTCATTGTTGGACTCACCACTGCAAGTCTTTGCATTCCTCAG GATATTGCATATGCCAAGCTTGCAAATTTGGACCCTCACCATGCACTAT ACGCAAGCTTTATGACACCTCTTGTGTATGCTGCCATGGGAAGTTCAAGAGACATTGCTATAGGACCTGCAGCTGTGGTCTCACTCTTGCTTGGAGCTATGCTTTCTCATGACATTAGAGACCACAAGAGCCATGAATATCTACGTCTTGCCTTCACTGCTACATTCTTTGCCGGAGTTACTCAGCTCGCACTCGGCAttcttatgtattatttattatag